The following nucleotide sequence is from Flavimarina sp. Hel_I_48.
AGATTGAGGAATCGGAAATCACTTGGGTTCAGGATCTGTATTTTATGGGGTTCAAGAGAGATATTCAGGGTAAATTTCATTACGGTCAAAGTCACTATGATTTTGATGAAGGATTGATGTCCTTTATTGCACCACGGCAATTGGTAAAATTAAATATCAGTAAGTCCGAAAAAAGACCTTCCGGGTATATTCTGGCCTTTCATCCCGATTTTATCTGGAATACACCCTTGTCCAAAATCATAAATGACTATAAATTTTTTGGTTATGACGTGAACGAGGCTTTATTTGTTTCCGAAAAAGAAGAAGAGATCTTAATTGAACTTTTTAAAGGCATTGAAAAGGAATATCAATCAGGAATTGATCAATTTACCCAGAATATCATCATCGCACAGATTGGGGTTATTTTAAATTATTGTGAACGATTTTACCAACGTCAATTCATTACCAGGAAAAAAAGCAATCATCAGGTTTTAGATAAATTAGAATACATCCTGGAAGATTATTTTAATGACGACAATACAATCAACAAAGGATTGCCAACTGCCCATTTTATCGCTGAAACTCTAAATGTTTCTCCCAATTATTTGGGCGGTCTATTAAAGTCGCTCACAGGGCAAACCACACAACAACATATACATAACAAATTGATTGAAAAAGCGAAGGAGAAACTATCAACTACAGCGTTGTCCGTGAGTGAAATTGCGTACGGATTGGGATTTGAACATTCACAATCATTCAGCAAACTTTTCAAGACAAAAACTAGCCTTTCCCCGGTAGAATTCAGACAGTCTTTTAATTAGAATAATGTCTGCAAACAGTTTCAGTACATATCAGAAAGATGTTAATATTTAATAAGATGTGCTCCAATTCAAATTCTTCTTAGTTGGAGCAAAAAAACCCAGGTTTTCTTGAACTATCCACCAGGCTTAAAAGAGGTTTTTTTAATCATTTTCCACCAAAAGCATTAAGCTTCTACTTTAAGTAAATTTCCTGAATCCCCACCCAAAGTTCATTTTCCGATACCTATTATTGAACATTTCAAGATTTCCAGCAGAGGGTTTATTTTAGGATTTCTGACTCTCCTTTAAATGAACTTTTAAATAGATATTGACCTAGTCTGACATTTCTACAAACGAAAACCTTTAACTGGTAAGGATATAAGAGTAACTTTACTCTTATATCTTTGAGAATAATTTGAAGAATGAAATTAAAATTAGTAAAATACTACGATGACTGGAGGTTCAATTTTCCAAAAGAAATGGATAAAGTTTTCGATGAATACTGGGAAGCCATTGATTTTTTAGATTATGACGAAAACGAATGCCAAAAAAGATTACAGAAGATCATTAGTAACTTTTCAGAATGCCATTTAGACGCTTATACCCATGTAAGTATCTCGTATCGAAATCAAAAAAAGGTAACTCAAAGTTTTCATTATGCACTGACTTCATATCTACTTGGGAAAAATGCATTCCCAAAAGAATTCGATGAAAAAAATGATAGAATTATTTGGTCAAATATGGATAACCGACCTTTTTTGAGGGCTTGCCAAAATTTAGGACTTGAATATCAATATCGAAAAGATTTCTCGAGAACAATCGAACTTTACAGAGAGAATTTATCTTACAACGAAAATGATAACCAAGGGATTAGATATTTGCTTTTAGAATGTTATCTGGAATTAAAAGATTACAAAGAATTTAAAAATTTGTTAGACAAATATGATGGCGATTATATTGTTGAATTCTTTTATGGCAGAGTGATCTACGACATTCTAAAAAATAATGGAAAAGAAGCAATGGATTTGCTTACCGAAGCTGCTAAATGTAACAAGCACGTTGTTATGGAATTAGCTAAAGAAAAACATATCGAACCTGATCCACATAGAATTCCAGGAGCACCTAATTTTAATGCAGGAATTCCGATTGGTTCGATTCAACAAGCATATGATTATTGGTCGACAAATAAGAAAACGCTGAATTTGAAAATAATCCGTGATTTTTTCAAATACGCGAAAAAAAATAATGCTTAAGCTATTTAAAATTAATTGCTGCTGCCTGGCTAAGAAAACCCTATGGGATTTTCTATTCGGTGTGTATTTATCAAATTAAGTGGTTGAGCAACGCAAATAATCTTATATAGTATAGTTGTACATCATTCGAAAAAAACTTTGGAC
It contains:
- a CDS encoding helix-turn-helix domain-containing protein, yielding MTNRKLYTIETISEFHRITGLPKPQHPLISLIDYSLVDYQIEESEITWVQDLYFMGFKRDIQGKFHYGQSHYDFDEGLMSFIAPRQLVKLNISKSEKRPSGYILAFHPDFIWNTPLSKIINDYKFFGYDVNEALFVSEKEEEILIELFKGIEKEYQSGIDQFTQNIIIAQIGVILNYCERFYQRQFITRKKSNHQVLDKLEYILEDYFNDDNTINKGLPTAHFIAETLNVSPNYLGGLLKSLTGQTTQQHIHNKLIEKAKEKLSTTALSVSEIAYGLGFEHSQSFSKLFKTKTSLSPVEFRQSFN